The DNA sequence TGCCCGTAACTTCGGGTGTTCCCGTTGTGGACTTTGGACACAAGTTGCTCAGTGCTCTGCAACAAGTCGGCATTCCCAACGGGGCTACCTTGTTGAACCACGTCGCGGTGCTCAACCATCTGGGCAAACACGCCTTTGCCAAGAttggcaagctcaagcttAGCCAGTATCTTGCGGACTTGGAGGAAAAGTACGGGCTGGTGATCTACATTGCGGATACCAACCCTAATACTCCGTGGACGCAGACCTGCATCTCTCAGGCCGATTGCGTGTTGTTAGTCGGGGTGGCTGAGGGATCGCCGGAGATAGGAGACTATGAGCATTTCATGCTGGGTCTCAAGGCCACTGCCCGCAAGATCTTGGTCTTGCTGCATCCTGAGCGGTATTCTAACCCAGGTCTTACCAGAGCTTGGCTCAAGAACCGGCCATGGATTAACGGTGGTCACTTCCACATCCAGATGGCCTACAGTCCCACACTGCCGCCAATGCACACCGGAGCCAAGCGAACCCTTAAACAAACAGTCCAAAACATCCAAGCCGAGATTCAAAAGTTCACCTCCCGCCGTGTTCGCCATAGCTACATGCCTGACGCGCCTTACAAAGGCGACTTCCACCGTCTCGCCCGTCGCCTCTGCGGGAAGTCTGTCGGTCTGGTtcttggtggcggcggagcCCGTGGCATTGCTCAAATCGGCGTCATTCGCGCCATGGAAGAAGCCGGCATTCCCATCGATATCATTGGAGGCACCTCCATCGGCGCTTTCATCGGCGCCCTCTACGCCCAGCACGCCAACATGGTACCGATATACGGCCTCGCAAAGAAGTTTGCCGGTCGCATGGCAAGCATCTGGCGTTTCGCCCTCGACTTGACCTACCCCTCTGCCTCGTACACCACCGGCCACGAATTCAACCGCGGGATTTACAAAGCCTTTGCCAAAACCCAAATCGAAGACTTCTGGCTGGAATACTACTGCAACACGACGAACATTTCCAAATCTCGCGCCGAGTTCCACACGAGCGGTTACGCATGGCGATATGTCCGCGCATCCATGTCCCTCGCGGGTTTGCTCCCTCCCCTTTGCGACGAAGGGAGCATGCTCCTCGACGGGGGGTACATCGACAACCTCACCGTCTCGCACATGAAATCGCTCGGTTCCGACGTCATCTTTGCCGTCGACGTGGGCGCGCTGGACGACAACACGCCGCAGCAGTTTGGTGACACTTTGTCGGGGGTGTGGGCGTTTTTTAACAGGTGGAACCCGCTGAGCAATGTGCCCAACCCGCCCACGCTGGCGGAGATAcaggcgaggttggcgtaTGTGAGCAGTGTGGATGCGTTGGAGAGGGCGAAGACGATGCCGGGGTGCTTCTACATGAGGCCGCCGATCGATGAGTATGGGACGTTGGACTTTGGGAAGTTTAACGAGATTTATGAGGTTGGGTATGAGTATGGACGGGGGTATTTGaaggagttgagggagaagggggtgttgccattgattggggaggatgggaatggggggaaggagaggggggatgggggagggaaggcggggttgaggaggactatggcgccgaggaggaataGTATCTGAATTTTTTTGGAATTTCCatttttttattatttttatttatttattttttggTTAGCGACGGACGGGGGTGTAGATTagcgtttttgtttttggggaggtgttAAAAGGGGCATGcatgtttggtgttgttggtatTTGATATTTATATACATATTTTTTACAAATAGTTTAACATGAAAgaatttttttttcaaaaCTTCCAGCCATGATTATTACTCGCTTTTTATGTTTATTTTTACAAGGTGTTGGTTATTCCGCTCCCACAATCAATCCAACCCCCGAGTGTGATAAATCACCACAAAACAGTAGTATTACAAACCATCCTCTGCCCCCGGACCTGGTCGACCACCTCCTTTTTATGCCAACACCTCGCGAAACGTTTCGCTTCGGAGGGGTGATCAAAGCCGATCAAGAAACGGGAATACACCTTGATTTCTTccgcctttttcttcttaCCCCCTGTCTCCCCGGTAGAATTATCATTTTGCGACTCTGGCAATCCGACATAGCTCATCGTCGCCCTCAGCGGTGTGATGGCGCCCTTTTTCCTGGTTTTGGGGAGTATCCCCCAGGGTGCGTCGTCGTTTTGGATCAGATGGGATAGATACCGGGGTGTGAGTTTGCCGTTGCtcaggcggaggaggatgaaatTCCCTGCTGCCTGTTGAGGGACATCGGAAAAGGGTTGGGGGATTGGTAGTAGACGGGCTTGGTTGGTCtttgggagggtgatggttaGGAAGGAGGTTTGAAGGCTTGACaaggggtggatggaggaggttatGGTCGGGATgtgaggggggatgagggagtGAGGTATGgattgggggtgggggaaggggggaggagagacGGGATAGGAGGGcggagcgggagagggagtgttgggttttgaggagggagaggtaaGATAGGGCtgaggggcgggaggggaagaagaggtagAAGATTTCGGTTGGGGAGAGATGGTGGGGGGTACGGTGTTGGATTACTATAGCAGGCGGTTAgtctttggggggagggggcaagaaggggaggggggagggaaccTTTGTCGGGACCGCTGGTCCAGCCTTGGACGTGTTGGCCTGAGGGGGAGACGCGGTAGAAGTCTGATTCTAGGAGGTCTCGgggggcggagaggatgaggactgTTGGGGCGTTGGGGTTTTTgtcagtggtggtggtggtggtggtgtcatCGGCAAAGGTGGACTGGAGCTGCTTTAGCCATTCGCCGAGTTCTTGGTCGTCGTGGAGGGATATTCGGGGTGGTTCGGGGTCATCGTtttgggcggcggtggcggtggtggtgttgcctAAGGGTGAGGCTTTGgatggttggggggtggaggctTTGGGGAAGAGCCGGTTGTagagggagggtttggtTCTTTTTTGGTGATTGGTTTTGGGttctgatgaggatgtgaaATGGCGACGGGCTACTGTTGTGAGTTGCCATGGTTGGGAGGTGAGTGGCTGCAGTATTTGCAGTCGTTTTGGTGGCATTTTGTGAGATGGCTTATAGAGTTGTGAACTGTCGAATAagtgtgagtgagtgagtgtgtgtgagtgagaggtggttgtgaaAACTGTGCCAAGACACGGCCCCACCCACGGCGCCGGGAACGCCTTCCGAGCCGGCGCCGGCAGGTCGCTCTTTCCTGAGAAATATTCCAAATTCTAGGTTTTGGAAAAGTGTGATTAGTTTATGAGGCGTTATGTGGCTCACGAGCGCCCCAGATACAAGCCTCATTATTCCCAAACTATTTCTTCCGACAGGTAAGCATCACAAATTTGCGCATGTTGCAAATTCTTTCAGGTGTCAAAAATACTAACTGACCTTCAGATATCTCGCATAGGCCTCTCAACATACTCAATAGGCGCTCAAAACACATCAATAGGCCTTAAATTATCTTCAATAGGCCTTATATTATCTTTGACAGGCCTTGAACTATATTTGACAGGCCTTGATATATTTTTGACAGGCCTAGAATCATCTCCAATACGCCTTCGACTATCGCTTTGACACCTTCAAGAGATCATTCGAGACGTCAAAATGAAGAGTTTAGACTTCCGAATCCGGAAGCTACACGTCAACACCGACGCCGACAAGCGTCTACAGAAGCGACAACCTTCTCGGATCTATGTCAACGAGGAGGCTCTGATCGAATTAACGGGCTCAAAAGACGGTGGCAAGGCTGTCTGTATCGAAAGGATCCATGAGCTAAATGCTGTGAGGCGTGAGGCCACTCTGTGGAAGGCCCCTGAAAAGCTGGATAAAGCCGTCACACAAATGTACGACGATTTTCGGACTGCCTGCGGCTTCAACCTTGGCGAGCAAGTGCGCATCACTGCGCTTGGCGGAGCTCTCCCAGACGCCGATGAGGTCATCGTCGAGCAAAAGCCGAGCGAAGATGGTTCGCTACCAGACCCCATTTTCCCCGAAGATCTCCCAGGCTGGATTGTTCTTATCGCAGGGCGTCTCTCACAAATCGAACATGTACACACCGGCTGGACCATCAAGGACCTCTACGTCCGGGGCCCAAAACGTTCTTTCATTGTCACCTCAATCAATGGGAGGCCTACTGGTAACGCACGCTATATCGACAGGAAAACCCGGCTGGTTGTTGGGACAGCGGCGCGCACTAACGAGACTGGCGAGGGACCAGTCAAACCTTTGGAGAGGAAACTCGAAGTAAGGGGTATCAAAGGTCTGGACGCACccctcaagaagctcaacgACCTGCTGCGAGCCTTCACCTTTGGAGGCATCAAGAAGAGCTTCACGTTCCCAGGCATCGTCATCCATGGTGGCCACGGCACTGGGAAGACAATGCTCCTCAACAGTCTAGCCCACACAGGCTGGGGAACAGTTTTCCGTATCAAGTTCAAGGACAAACTCGGCGAGATTCAGGAGACTTTTCAGACAGCAAAGCTTCAGCAACCAAGTATCATCCTGATCGACCAGCTCGAGAGGCTGATTGACAAGGACCGCAGCAACCGAGATGCCGTCATTCTCGCCCTCTGTGATTTGTTGGACGGCCTGGCGGCAGAGAAATCGACGAAGGGAGAGGCCCCCCAGGTGCTCGTGGTGGCCACCTGCTTGGATTATACGTCCGACATACCCGAAGACCTCAAAGACCCCGGTCGGTTCACTTCTGAGATTTACCTTCCCATGCCAGACGTAGAGGGTCGCCGTGAGATTCTCTCATCGTTGGATCTCTGTGTTTCACCAGACCAAGAGGACGAGCTTCTCAACCAACTGAGTGCAAGCACTCACGCCTACAATGGCAAGGACTTGAGGCGGCTGGCAGACGAAGCCTGCTTGATCGGTACAACCCGACATCTATCGACATTTACGGTTTCTGCGCCCACCCCTGACCAATCTCgccttctttctcctccacccgaagccgaagaggaCGAATCTGCTCCCGCTTCGGCGCCCGCCACCCTCATTCCCGCCGACTATCACAATGCGCTCCGGCTTGTCCGCCCGTCCCTGATGCACGATATCAACCTCAAGCCGCCCCCGATCCACTGGGACGACATCGCCGGCCAATCTCTCGTCAAACAGTCCCTCCGCCGCGCCGTCCGTTTGTCATTGGAACCCCCCGAGGTCCTCGCGCAATTCTTCGACCGTCCCCCAAAGGGCTTCCTGCTGTATGGACCTCCAGGTTGTTCCAAGACCATGGCGGCTCAAGCCATGGCTACCGAATCCGGCCTCAACTTCTTCGCTGTCAAGGGTGCCGAGCTGCTGAACATGTACGTTGGTGAATCTGAGCGAGCCGTCCGCCGGTTGTTCCAGCGTGCCCGCGAGGTTGCCCCCAGCATGATCTTCTTTGATGAAGTCGACAGCATCGCCGGCCAGCGCTCTGGTttctcgtcttcgtcttccaaATCAAACGGTTCCAGCGGCGGTGTCAACGTTCTGACGACGTTATTAAACGAGATGGACGGTTTTGAAGCCCTCCACGGCGTCGTCGTCCTGGCAGCGACCAACCGTCCCCATGCTCTTGACCCGGCATTGCTTCGCCCAGGTCGATTCGACGAACTGATTTACGTCTCACCGCCAGACCAGGAGGCACGTCGTGCCATCTTTACCAAGGTCGGTgccaagaggaagatgaacGACGACGTAGATATCGACAAGTTGGTTGAGGATACGGAGGGCTATTCCGGTGCAGAGATCAAGGGTATCTGCGCGGCAGCAGGAGTGGCGGCTTACGATCGGTTCATCAAGGAGGGAGGTACGGACGTGGGAATACGGATGAGTGATCTGGAGCATGCTATTAAGAACCAAAAGAAGCAGATCACACGGGAGATGATCAAGGGGTTTGAAGACTGGGAGAGGCAGTTTGGGAAGGTTTGAAGGCCTGGAATTTTGTGAATTAGGCGTAGGTACTATCTACATAGGCCTTTTTGGTATGTAAACAGGCCTTCTTGGTATCCAAGTAGGCATTCGTACTATCAAAATAGGCCTTTTTGCCATTTTATTGTGTTTTTTAGAACCGGAATATGTGGTTTGACTAATACTGATCTGCCTGTTTATTATTTTTATAGGTCTTCTTGAAATGTCAAGAGGCATACCATATGTGTGAACATGCCCCCTTGACTATCATTAAAGGCGTTCTGACTAGGCAAGTTTTAAACAGCTCTCTTGGGAACCATTCCAGCACACTCATTGGGCAATGCAAGAAATGCCCTCACCTAGCACAAACCAGCAACAGGCCGGAGGGAccgtcggtggtgttgaacaCAGACAGACTAGTCCTCTCGCGGTTTATTTCCCCTATCAGAATGCCACTAGGATTCCACAAGACAATTACTGACATGGGATAAATTTACCGACAAACCCCCGCCATTTTAGGGGACTTTTTGCCTCTCCACagcctccccccccccgggCGTCCCCCAGCTGAGTGCCGAAGTGACGTCAAGTAACCCACCATTTCTTATCACGGGGAGCAGACAATCCCAAGGTCGCCATCAGAGAAGCAGTCACGAGCCAGCCAAAAGGGAAGGGAACAAGATAGCGTGTGAAGTGCGACCTGAAGCACTGTGGGAGCAACAAGAAACACAAGACagtatttttatttttttttttattttttggttACGCTACCTAGGTTATTCACTGGCGCGGGCACTCCGAACGACTGACTGAATGTTGACAAcgtctttttttccctctcccccttctttccccgcAGCCCGCTCGCGGTTCAGCCTTCtctattttttttgtttttacacccgccgccgcagtCCATCCCTTGCGAACAGTTGTCTGTTTCGTTGCCTGTGTGTGTCGCATTCTCATTTTGCCCCTGTCGCAAAACTATTTTGCGACCAAGACCGCGCGCaacaaaaggcaaaaagaaaTCAGTCGTAATATTCAACATATCGGCAGCGCGCGCGCGACGTAGGAcacgacacacacacccatccTGTTCCTGTTgtttcctccctccctcgaGTCAAGCCCCGTTGTTTCCCAGACGAGCAAACAGACTGAAACGAaacaggtggtggtttgttaCTCGTGTGtcaacacaaacacacaaaCCCATCTGAACTACCATAACCCAACCTTCCCCGACCTCGATAATAATACCGAATAATCATACCAAAATAATCACCCAAAAAACACACGGGGCGACACCGTCACCAAAAAATGTCGTCCGCCCTCGAAGCCAAAatcgtcatcctcggctcCCAAGGTGTAGGCAAAACCTCCCTCGTAACCCGGTATTGCAAAGGCGCCTTCGACCCAGCCaaaacaacctccaccgtcgGGGCATCCTTCATGACGAAGAGGGTAGTAGACATAGACACCGACACCCTCGTCCGTCTGCAAATATGGGACACCGGTACGTTGcgttcccccctcctcctctccccctcgttctccccctcctctcccttgcCCCAAATCACTAACTAACCTCTTTTTCCCCCCGTCCATGCAGCCGGCCAAGAACGCTTCCGCTCCATCTCCCGCCTCTACTACCGCGGCGCAAACGCCTGCATCCTCTGCTACTCTATAACCGACTCGTCCTCCTTCCACGAAATGTCCCTCTGGCTCACCGAGCTCCGCCGCAACTTACCTTCtgacatcatcctccacgtGGTCGGGACAAAGGCGGATATTGTCGCGAAGGACCCTTCGAAGAGACAGGTTCCGTTTGAGAGGTGTATCGCCTATGTGGCGGAGAATCTCGCTCCGGGAAGGggatcaaccccccctccgtccgccaccctccccttaCCCTTTGCACCGTCTTCTTCTGAACCAgcggcttcgtcgtcgaACCCGAGATCGAGCGGGTTGTTTTCGGCTATATCGTCAACCGACCCTGGACCGAAATCTCCAAGCTCGAAACGGTCGTCTGGGTTTTGGGGCCAGGAGGTGGGGTGGGATGCCTGTCATGAGATTTCTGCCGAgagcggggagggggtggaggaggtttttaGGGTCGTGACGAGGAAGCTGGTGGAAAGGGACAGGAAGATGAGGGCTGATTTGTTGGCTGCTagtggggggaggttggatggtggtgggtataTGGGGCCGGAGACGCCTTTTTTCTCAAGTGTGGCTGCTACGGCGGGGACGGATGATCAGGATGGGGGAGGGCAGGGGGGGTATTTTGATGCTAGGTTTGGAGTAGGGGGGAATGGTGGGGGGAGTTTTAGGGTGGGAAGGGAtaggaggagttggttgttTAGTCCGGGGTTCAGCACGCCGGGGTTGGGGACGGGGGATCAGGGCCAGGGGCAGTATGTTGATGGgcagaggggggggaggtgctgTTAGTTTGGAGTGTGTTcgggaggaagggaagggagggggagagggacaaggaggagggggaggatatgATACccaaggaggatgaaggaaGGTCTGGCACTTACACACATTAAGCATATGAGCAACATTGGCATCGATGGGGCGGCGTTACATTTGTTTTggactttttttctcctcttctcttctcactGTTTTGAGACTTTCTTTCATTTATTTTCTGTTCTGGCATGGCATagcattttcttttctttctttgttgtTATCTTGATTTCTTTTagcaaacaccaacaagccAGAAATTGGGAAATTCATGGGATGGATATACTTACTACCTAGCGTATTATGTGTATTAACGAGCACACACGATTacatggcgaggatggatATCTGGTTTTCGAGTTCTTTGACCGTTCGAATTATATCCTCATTTCTGTCTCTGTAAATTTATCCGGTAGCGAGAGCGTTGATCAAAAGATTCCAACCAGCAAGAGATAACCAGCAAGAGATGTATACCACGATAAGGCATCAATTCCAACCCGACGATATGTCAAGTCTCCAAACACATCTGCAGTCTGATGTGAACACGCTGTACCTACATTGCtgaccccttccctcccaccTGCATGTAACAGCTACTCACAAACACAccctgccccccccccaaacactctctccccttccccaaggATTCACATCTTCATATCTCAATCCAAGAAAATATCTCATGTACAAATATAATTAATAATTAAGGTATGTATAGACTTGTGCCCTTGTGCGTGCCCCTTGCCTGCACCAACGCCCTTTTCCTGTATGCGTTGTATACATGGGGCGTTGGTTTGCACAAATAATCGCAGTGCAATATGCTGTGTGTTCGTGTAACTTTTTTCATCAATCACATCCCTTatctttcctttccctttccctgtCCTGTCCAAGAACCAAAACCTACCCTCCCGACAAACCGACCCTTTCTGATCTTTTTTCGCCGTGACTAACCGCCCATCACATCCCACTATGGGATGGTCGGTCAACCGGGCCCCAAATCCTCTCCGAAAAATCAACCTTCTATAAGAGTATGGCATCACATGCCCATCACCATTTACTGCGCCTTCTTGGCCCTAATCTCAGCCAGCTTGCGCTCGCGACGCTTCTTAGACGCCGCCTCACCGGCCTCGGTGTCAAGGCAGTAGTCCCACCAGCGGAAAGAAGAGGCATAGTTGCCAATGAAGCGCTCGTGGTGAAGATCGTGGTGGTCAGCACCAGCccagaaggggaggatgtgaCGAAGAGACCAGGGGAAGTCGTAACCGCTGTGGGCGTCGATGGCCtggaagaggcggaggacGATCCAGAGGTACATGGTCACAAGGTGGAAGTCGTTGGTGATCAAAGTCCAGACAATGGGGCAGCCGACAATGCCGAAACCGAGGAGCATGACTTCGATGGGAGAGGCGTACTCAGCGGCGAGACCGAAGGGGGCGCTGTAGGTGTGATGAAGCTTGTGAATCGACTTGTAGAGGGGACCGTAGTGGAGCGCGCGGTGAAACCAGTAGTGCCAGGCATcctcgaggatgaagaagatgacgattTGCATGGCGATCTTCCAggcgggagggaaggggacaCCGTACTCCATTCCGAAGTAGGTGGCGATGGGGTGGAAGAGCCAGATCTGGGGGAGTTCGACGGTGCAGTGACTGATGAGAACGAGAGCGGCGCATTCCCACTGCTCTCTCCATGTTGGGACCTTGGTCTGGGTGGTTGTTAGTCTGAGCTGCTGTGAATGTGCTTGGTTGCGCGTGCGAGAAACTCACGTTTTGCAACTTCcacttgttgaagaaggggatggcATCGATGATGATCCAGGGGAGCGATCTGCCAAAGTAGACGAGCTCGTGCATGACGAAACTCATAATACCCGTCGCGATTGTGTCATTCTGCATCCAGAGGTACCAGGACTAGGTGGTTGTCAGCATGCTCGGTCGAAAGTGTTGAgattgggggaggaggttcgCGCATACCGCCCAGAGACGCTCGGCAACATTGAGGTCGACGGCGGCCTTGGAGACCTCGTCGAAGACATTGGAGAAGGTAGCTGTTGAACCCAGACCACCAATGGTCGAGTTGCTGTACAGAAAATGTTAGCTTTCGCCATGATGCGACTGGAGCGGTGAACGGGATACGTACAGAGCGGCGTACGCCATGATGGGTGATTATGATAAGGGTCCGCAAATgcagagagaagaaggagtgTAAAGTGAAGATGTAGAGAGATCGCTCCAGCCAGGAGAAGCGGTCGTAGATaagggaaaaagagggaggaagaaaaagaacaacGGCCCCCAAGTCGAAAGCTGGTCGCGCGCGCAATCGAGGAAGATAGGGGAGaggcaacaaaaaaagggtcAGGGATAGGATGGTTTTTTATCGAGAACTGCTGGCACGGTTTGGCATTCCCAATGCAGAGCTCTAAATGGGCCAATGGCACGGTTCACAGCTGGATCGGcccacctccaaaaaccccttTCCGCCTTCCGTGCACGCCAAGTGGGGCATCACCAGCGAAATCAATTGGCTGCGTGGAATCAGTTGAACCAATCCGTTGTCGGGTCGTCTGATGTGTGCCTGCCAAGACACCATACACCGTTACCTGCATGTAAACGGCAATTTCCGCTTCTTTGGGAACGCTGTTTCTTCCGCTTGTTCACCGTTCACCGCCCGTGTGCTTGTTTCTACCGACCTGTTTCGTTTCAACAACCACTTGACTTGCAGGGCCACCGCTACTTACACATGCTGTCACCGAACCCAGGGACATGGTTGATATCTCATTCAGAAGTGGCCGAGTTTCTTCGTGATCTCGAGACTGGAGAGCTTATAAAGCCGACTACTCTGTACTCGAGTATGCGTCAAACGGTGCTTGCTTTGTAACAAAGAGCGGGCCACATGGCAGCTATGAAATCATTACGCAGCCTGACAGCTTCCCAGTTTGACGGCCACAGAGCCGCTCAGGTTGTATTTTCCAGTTTTTCAATTGATACAAACATTTTCTTTCTCAGCCCTGCGGTTCTTTCAAAAATTCCCAGTGTTACATTCGCTGTTCCAACATCCCCGCAGGTATTTCCATCGGCGTGATCTCATTTGAATATCTCACGACCCAAACCGCCTCAAGGATCCCAGCCCCACCAGGGTGGGTTTGATTCGCACCAAACCACCGGATTCCCAACTTCCGCCATCAGTTCGGATGGCCTGATCGGTCCTCTCGGGAGCCGAAGCTCTGGACTCACAACTCGCCACTTTTTGCGCGTCCATCTCGACACAGCCCCCTGAGCAGTTACGTACGGCGGTGAAAGTAACGAATTCGTCGAGTACCCCGCCTAGCCTCGTTTGGGAATCTCTATCAAAATGTCGATTGTGGCCGAGTTAGtaacccacccaccacccacctaccCCTCCGCGGGGATGGGATTCCCCATGTTTTGAAAGATGCATATGTTGACTTTggcctttttttgttgctaTGCAGTCGAGTGCGTCGTCTCGATGCACTCATCGACAAAGTCTCACTTGTACagttggggtttggtgaggaagatgacaaTCTACATCTACGTTCCAACCGTGGCGGGGACTTCCACCTGGCATCAGAACCCCGAGTTACTGAGCTGCTTCAGATTGCAAAGCAGCTCTCTTCCAGCTCGCTCTCACTGGGCCATATATCCAAGAGGCGAATTCGAAATTTGTTGATTGAGTCTGGCCTGGCAAACGAGGATCAAAATGAGGAGCTTCACGCTGAGAAATGGATGGTCGAGGTGGATGCTGAATGGCATTTGGTTGGAAAGGCCACTATTCAAACATATGGTCTTTTGATGAGCTCCCTGCTTGATCAGATAAAGCCACTGAGCGACGATATCTGGTACTGGGACGAGATCTTGAGCTCCTACCCCAACAGCCTTCTTTACACGATGCAATCATCACCGGTGCGGATGGGGGAATGGACCAGGGAAGTCTGGCGAGAAAGCTTGGATCGCTTTAACGAGtggcgacagcaacaactcGAGCATCGTTCAGCCCCTCGATCCCGGCGCGAGTCTAGGACAGacagggagggggaggtacTTACCGCCggcacctcatcaacacaGTCAGAATCAGGGTCTGGTGACAAGAACGCCGCCGCAGAGTCTGTAACTGAAATCAACTTGACACAGCAATGGCGCGAGTTTTATGGCATCGTCCGAGAAAGCATCACGGAAAAGTCTCTGGGTAACGTCAGGCGTGTCCTTGGTCGGGTTGATACCGGCCGTTCGGATGCCCGACGCAAGCTGGCTCGTCTCCAAAAACTCCGGGAAATGACGGCAACTGGTCTGGGCGTGCTTTTGGACGAGGGACTCGACATACGGACACCAGACGATGGTTCAGTGGTTGAAGCGACTGCTTATCACGAGGAGTGGCGAGTGGTGCTGGAGCGAAGCGTTGCTCTGATGGACTCGATCCTCCGCGGTTCGCTCACCCTCGAACACAATATGAAAGAGTTCGAAGACAACATTTTTTCCGGTGTTCAGCACGATCCTGAGTTGTCAATTCACACAGATGACGCCGCGCATGCTGCAAGACCTGCCATCCTTGCCCGCCGActcctcaacatccttgACGAGGGCATTCCCCAGCATGCCGTGTCTACCTCGGTGTTGGCCCGCAAGAATGGTCGCCCTTCCCGACTCGTCAGATACTGGATTCCGGCCatcgctctcctcctttcGTCCTCGACAATCCTCCGCGTTCTTGTAAACAGGAAAGCCGACATTATCAACTGGATACAAGATCTTGGTGCAACCACTCGGGATTTTTGGTTCAACTGGGTGGTGGAGCCGATCAAGAAGGTCATCGGTACGATCCGTCACGATGAAACCAGCGAGATTGCCATCATGAGCCGTGACAGCTTGAAAGCCGATCGCGAAAGTCTGGAGCGCATGGTGGTGGAGTTCTCTCGAGACAACCCTGACATTGCTGTTGGTAATTCAACCATCACCGAGGCCCAGGTTGCTGAGATCCGGACTCgggtgaaggagggagaTGTTACTCCCATCCTGAAGGCATACGAAAAGGATCTGAAGAAGC is a window from the Podospora pseudocomata strain CBS 415.72m chromosome 6, whole genome shotgun sequence genome containing:
- a CDS encoding hypothetical protein (EggNog:ENOG503P5XN) produces the protein MPPKRLQILQPLTSQPWQLTTVARRHFTSSSEPKTNHQKRTKPSLYNRLFPKASTPQPSKASPLGNTTTATAAQNDDPEPPRISLHDDQELGEWLKQLQSTFADDTTTTTTTDKNPNAPTVLILSAPRDLLESDFYRVSPSGQHVQGWTSGPDKVIQHRTPHHLSPTEIFYLFFPSRPSALSYLSLLKTQHSLSRSALLSRLSSPLPPPPIHTSLPHPPSHPDHNLLHPPLVKPSNLLPNHHPPKDQPSPSTTNPPTLFRCPSTGSREFHPPPPEQRQTHTPVSIPSDPKRRRTLGDTPQNQEKGRHHTAEGDDELCRIARVAK
- the AFG2 gene encoding AAA+-type ATPase (COG:O; EggNog:ENOG503NW8H); this translates as MKSLDFRIRKLHVNTDADKRLQKRQPSRIYVNEEALIELTGSKDGGKAVCIERIHELNAVRREATLWKAPEKLDKAVTQMYDDFRTACGFNLGEQVRITALGGALPDADEVIVEQKPSEDGSLPDPIFPEDLPGWIVLIAGRLSQIEHVHTGWTIKDLYVRGPKRSFIVTSINGRPTGNARYIDRKTRLVVGTAARTNETGEGPVKPLERKLEVRGIKGLDAPLKKLNDLLRAFTFGGIKKSFTFPGIVIHGGHGTGKTMLLNSLAHTGWGTVFRIKFKDKLGEIQETFQTAKLQQPSIILIDQLERLIDKDRSNRDAVILALCDLLDGLAAEKSTKGEAPQVLVVATCLDYTSDIPEDLKDPGRFTSEIYLPMPDVEGRREILSSLDLCVSPDQEDELLNQLSASTHAYNGKDLRRLADEACLIGTTRHLSTFTVSAPTPDQSRLLSPPPEAEEDESAPASAPATLIPADYHNALRLVRPSLMHDINLKPPPIHWDDIAGQSLVKQSLRRAVRLSLEPPEVLAQFFDRPPKGFLLYGPPGCSKTMAAQAMATESGLNFFAVKGAELLNMYVGESERAVRRLFQRAREVAPSMIFFDEVDSIAGQRSGFSSSSSKSNGSSGGVNVLTTLLNEMDGFEALHGVVVLAATNRPHALDPALLRPGRFDELIYVSPPDQEARRAIFTKVGAKRKMNDDVDIDKLVEDTEGYSGAEIKGICAAAGVAAYDRFIKEGGTDVGIRMSDLEHAIKNQKKQITREMIKGFEDWERQFGKV
- a CDS encoding hypothetical protein (EggNog:ENOG503NUCE; COG:U), translated to MSSALEAKIVILGSQGVGKTSLVTRYCKGAFDPAKTTSTVGASFMTKRVVDIDTDTLVRLQIWDTAGQERFRSISRLYYRGANACILCYSITDSSSFHEMSLWLTELRRNLPSDIILHVVGTKADIVAKDPSKRQVPFERCIAYVAENLAPGRGSTPPPSATLPLPFAPSSSEPAASSSNPRSSGLFSAISSTDPGPKSPSSKRSSGFWGQEVGWDACHEISAESGEGVEEVFRVVTRKLVERDRKMRADLLAASGGRLDGGGYMGPETPFFSSVAATAGTDDQDGGGQGGYFDARFGVGGNGGGSFRVGRDRRSWLFSPGFSTPGLGTGDQGQGQYVDGQRGGRCC
- the ERG25 gene encoding C-4 sterol methyl oxidase (EggNog:ENOG503NU50; COG:I); this translates as MAYAALNSTIGGLGSTATFSNVFDEVSKAAVDLNVAERLWASWYLWMQNDTIATGIMSFVMHELVYFGRSLPWIIIDAIPFFNKWKLQNTKVPTWREQWECAALVLISHCTVELPQIWLFHPIATYFGMEYGVPFPPAWKIAMQIVIFFILEDAWHYWFHRALHYGPLYKSIHKLHHTYSAPFGLAAEYASPIEVMLLGFGIVGCPIVWTLITNDFHLVTMYLWIVLRLFQAIDAHSGYDFPWSLRHILPFWAGADHHDLHHERFIGNYASSFRWWDYCLDTEAGEAASKKRRERKLAEIRAKKAQ